A DNA window from Trichomycterus rosablanca isolate fTriRos1 chromosome 9, fTriRos1.hap1, whole genome shotgun sequence contains the following coding sequences:
- the kif26bb gene encoding kinesin-like protein KIF26B, with protein sequence MTTSPRYINGSKARAALSATRDARTCGARSERLPPEGAGAFGDSSITPGSAAFSSFTCPSRSKLDSDRSGHSSIRSLAARGESLVPPDVTLLCDECVSRVVALRQEALQVIRDRHVSTSDPKLAVLLYEGMQVPAWIGLGGCCEVCLAHLSQLKQEAIHSILTQNRTIWPNSPPANVSAGHPASGTHTLPKTLGSSSPNLNNRRRSSNLRTESWVREQARLEALWTANNGVSTFDDTVSQDLSDMKEDDKSTVLCNFSGPLPFNTSKVSAMLPAGFSFIVRAVQKLNLTSRRRKQGSDNGSSRYPTNFSRLLQKAPPSVPLNLLHTPKAKELLDAGKVKVVLRVGPFLMAGLSQFHALKLDAQKKQVIVLEPSNQNAQRSAAAPTFIPKTFNFDATFGPEAPQAKVCEKSLFEVLHTVMAGADGCVLSFGQSKEGTSYTMIGSDESTSDLGIIPCAISWLFKLINKKKDKTWANISVSVSAVEVCGESEIIKDLLSDVEAGDLPYKTDVFLQEDPVCGIQLCNNKMVSAPTAERAAFLLDAALASRSTGKEGCRGTSHHQCHMFYTLHVCQKHIESNPTSGMYVDQSKLSLIDLGNCTSEKSKNNAMVCLVDLGSVIMAKLNGHKHEPNKGSKLSMLMQESLGNVNCRTAIIAHVSTLYEDLPETLCTIQIVSRIRRLQKIRKQGCSSPGGRSLGKEKNVNNLNTLRAFHSVGSLDQHFSLRGLTDDLEERSGTDKSCDTVICMDPKGFPLYEEVKENQEFVPIIPSLQSASFIKQSSLLKSTFQNSNSPKKEIKKLCSRQNSTQSSSPDVEHLKCSTFAELQNRLGSIDESDLVDLYPSKMQPANSLIKFQTLARKAVKIAAEQPEIQQSPSKKHRELGQSIQRDAPMKAMVENPCRQTGQVKNTQKSLPCSPRRDNVSDLLQCVQATESLNLTRKGNIASSLLLPKKDLSSNSSTLPSKIRISPLGTSLSSLSATLGSQVSFPITRCEVIPQFPLENHAEKATITVTVNQPLDLNGQDELIYSVVKEVAVRGTVNEGKASDMTSTGDHHSTKNVPSGSQSVKIIGSVGAEQSAVNFEAPVKDKISKTLSAYKAIPLAQTLAVKPQADNTSQLDSKPKECQTKVGPEEDQTAFGDLCQNEASQIKKFASEITLECNDNIKKCNQDNRSSREDLKDSVSSIRQKISQDLQIKLPENPGSTSSTHNNKTLTRSWHSVDIHDHLKDSQQHSTGWEIRNTNSQKAMLENAQHPTKQGSVEWTLQSEPLSRSGKDSPSKKNRKDVQPFLSQTSSDSQHHKTNKKCLIEESSKLFSAKLEQLTNRSKSLGKSYFQCLDAQSDTVFSSKRMEGSGTSPRVSRRHRDQDYNMNFGSKGSLDKEYTSPPAKSVTSPALKAVFEEEGAVTWNSHTLRRVPRFSPNHDEINTAQTSKSCQSYMATVNKLLLSPVIRKMSPNLCVSPKSSRHAINRSSSLSPDEFSKKIIWSSPSLSRKQGKSSPAFKYPNNRVLNGRIDILKASGDSLSSSSQDSLDIDDLEESKRKIKLLSQTLPSPYNRVTAPRKPKHCSGHASDTTSVLSGDLPPAMCKTALLYNRISTISSGYESLMRDSETTHSSMSIHETTSDQSCFSTMKSAKGSKKRNIGSLQRRPSQDTILSLRRSSSGSKLRWIDRGTSDSYEIKVYEIDNVDSLQRRGKAGNKSVVCFSAKLKFLEHRQQRIAEVRAKYNALKRELELAKQHLMVDPGKWTREFDLWQTFEVDSLEHLEALEMVTQRLENQVNRCKANVMMVTSFDALPKRRQTPRRGWPPTDYKGLIEI encoded by the exons ATTAACGGCAGTAAAGCGCGCGCTGCTCTGAGCGCTACCCGGGATGCGCGTACATGTGGGGCGCGTTCTGAGCGGCTCCCACCTGAAGGTGCAGGCGCCTTTGGGGACTCCAGTATCACTCCTGGATCAGCCGCTTTCTCCTCCTTCACTTGTCCTTCAAGATCTAAACTGGACTCCGATCGGTCTGGGCACAGCTCTATTAGATCCTTGGCTGCGAGAGGGGAGAGTCTAGTGCCACCAGATGTGACACTTCTGTGTGATGAATGCGTCTCTCGTGTGGTGGCGCTCAGACAAGAAGCTCTTCAAGTGATACGGGATAGACACGTCTCAACCAGT GACCCAAAACTCGCTGTCCTCCTTTACGAGGGCATGCAAGTCCCTGCCTGGATTGGACTTGGTGGTTGCTGTGAAGTCTGCCTTGCTCATCTGAGCCAGCTAAAGCAGGAGGCGATCCATAGTATTCTAACCCAAAACCGGACCATCTGGCCCAATTCTCCCCCTGCCAATGTCTCAGCTGGCCATCCTGCCTCAGGCACTCACACTTTGCCCAAAACCCTCGGCTCCAGTTCTCCAAACCTCAATAACCGTCGGAGGTCCAGCAATTTGAGGACGGAAAGCTGGGTCAGAGAACAGGCACGTTTAGAGGCCCTGTGGACTGCAAATAATGGAGTCTCTACATTTGATGACACA GTATCTCAGGATTTATCAGATATGAAGGAAGATGACAAGTCCACAGTTCTCTGTAACTTCAGCGGCCCTCTACCATTTAATACCTCCAAAGTCTCTGCTATGCTACCTGCTGGGTTCTCATTCATTGTCAG GGCTGTCCAGAAGTTAAACTTGACCTCAAGAAGGAGGAAGCAGGGCTCTGACAATGGTTCCTCGCGCTATCCAACCAACTTCAGTCGTCTGCTCCAAAAGGCCCCACCTTCCGTACCCTTAAATCTGTTACATACTCCCAAGGCCAAGGAACTATTAGATGCAGGAAAG GTGAAAGTTGTGCTGCGAGTTGGCCCATTCCTTATGGCAGGCTTGTCTCAGTTTCATGCCCTTAAACTGGATGCACAAAAGAAACAAGTCATAGTACTGGAGCCTTCAAACCAAAATGCACAAAGATCAGCTGCGGCTCCGACCTTTATTCCAAAGACGTTCAACTTTGATGCTACTTTTGGCCCTGAGGCACCCCAG GCTAAAGTCTGTGAGAAGAGCTTATTTGAGGTCCTGCATACTGTCATGGCTGGAGCAGATGGCTGCGTCCTAAGCTTTGGACAAAGCAAAGAGG GAACATCATACACGATGATTGGGTCTGATGAGAGCACATCAGATCTTGGGATTATTCCATGTGCCATTTCCTGGCTTTTCAAACTTATCAACAAGAAAAAGGACAAGACATGGGCCAACATCTCAGTATCTGTGTCAGCTGTGGAGGTCTGTGGGGAGAGCGAGATCATCAAGGATTTACTGTCTGATGTAGAGGCAGGTGATCTCCCATATAAGACAGATGTTTTCCTCCAGGAAGATCCTGTTTGTGGAATCCAG CTTTGCAACAATAAGATGGTAAGTGCTCCTACAGCCGAGAGAGCAGCTTTCCTACTAGATGCAGCTCTGGCGTCTCGGAGCACAGGCAAAGAAGGATGCAGAGGGACTTCCCATCACCAGTGCCATATGTTCTACACTCTTCATGTCTGCCAAAAACACATAGAAAGCAACCCAACATCTGGGA TGTATGTGGACCAAAGCAAGCTGAGCCTTATTGACTTGGGTAATTGTACCAGTGAGAAGAGTAAGAATAATGCAATGGTCTGCCTGGTTGACCTCGGAAGTGTCATTATGGCCAAGCTTAATGGACATAAACATGAACCTAACAA GGGAAGTAAACTGTCCATGCTGATGCAGGAGTCTCTGGGAAACGTCAACTGCCGCACAGCAATCATAGCTCATGTTTCCACATTGTATGAGGACTTACCAGAAACTCTTTGCACCATCCAGATTGTCTCTCGGATTCGAAGATTACAAAAAATCAGA aaACAAGGCTGCAGTTCACCTGGAGGAAGAAGCTTGGGCAAAGAAAAGAATGTGAATAACTTAAACACGTTAAGAGCATTTCACTCTGTAGGATCATTGGACCAACATTTTTCTTTGCGTGGCCTCACTGATGATCTTGAAGAACGCTCTGGAACTGACAAGTCATGTGACACTGTCATTTGCATGGATCCTAAAGGTTTCCCCCTTTATGAAGAGGTCAAAGAGAATCAAGAGTTTGTGCCAATAATTCCGTCTTTACAAAGCGCTTCCTTTATAAAGCAGTCAAGTCTCTTAAAGTCAACATTTCAAAATTCAAATAGTCCAAAAAAGGAGATTAAAAAATTGTGTTCTCGACAAAATTCCACACAGTCCAGTAGTCCTGATGTCGAGCACCTCAAGTGCAGTACCTTTGCTGAACTGCAGAATCGTCTGGGCAGTATAGATGAAAGCGATTTGGTTGATCTGTATCCTAGCAAGATGCAACCTGCAAATAGTTTAATCAAATTTCAAACTCTTGCAAGAAAAGCTGTAAAAATAGCTGCTGAACAACCAGAGATTCAACAATCGCCAAGTAAAAAACACAGGGAACTAGGGCAATCTATTCAGCGAGATGCCCCTATGAAGGCCATGGTGGAAAACCCATGTAGGCAGACTGGACAGGTCAAGAATACTCAAAAAAGTCTCCCTTGTTCACCCAGACGTGACAATGTTAGTGACTTGCTGCAATGTGTACAAGCCACAGAATCACTAAATCTTACCAGAAAAGGGAACATAGCTTCTTCTCTACTCCTGCCAAAAAAAGATCTGTCATCTAATAGCTCCACACTTCCCTCTAAGATTCGGATCTCTCCTTTGGGTACAAGTTTATCCTCTTTGTCTGCTACTCTAGGATCCCAAGTTTCTTTTCCTATCACCCGATGTGAAGTTATTCCTCAGTTTCCTTTGGAGAACCATGCAGAGAAGGCTACCATCACTGTAACAGTCAATCAGCCACTGGATCTGAATGGCCAGGATGAACTTATATATTCTGTGGTTAAGGAGGTTGCAGTCAGAGGCACGGTTAATGAGGGCAAAGCTTCAGACATGACTAGTACTGGTGACCACCACTCTACTAAAAATGTGCCATCTGGATCTCAGTCTGTGAAGATAATTGGAAGTGTCGGAGCGGAGCAAAGTGCAGTTAATTTTGAAGCGCCAGTTAAAGACAAAATTAGTAAGACACTATCCGCATATAAAGCAATTCCTTTGGCTCAAACTCTTGCTGTAAAACCACAGGCTGACAACACATCTCAACTTGATTCAAAGCCAAAAGAATGCCAGACTAAGGTTGGCCCAGAGGAGGACCAAACTGCTTTTGGTGATTTGTGTCAAAATGAAGCCTCACAGATCAAAAAGTTTGCGAGTGAGATCACACTAGAATGCAATGATAACATCAAAAAGTGCAATCAAGATAACAGGTCTTCTAGAGAAGATTTAAAAGACAGTGTTTCTTCAATTCGTCAGAAGATATCACAAGACCTTCAAATCAAACTTCCAGAAAATCCAGGCAGTACCAGTTCAacacataacaacaaaacacttacAAGAAGTTGGCACAGTGTGGACATACATGaccacttaaaagactcccaacAACACTCTACAGGCTGGGAAATTAGAAATACCAATAGCCAAAAAGCAATGCTAGAAAATGCACAACATCCTACCAAACAAGGTAGTGTGGAATGGACTCTACAGAGTGAACCATTGTCAAGGTCAGGCAAGGACAGTCCCagcaagaaaaacagaaaagacgTGCAACCTTTTTTGTCCCAGACAAGCTCAGATAGTCAGCACCAcaagacaaacaaaaaatgCCTCATTGAGGAGAGTAGTAAGCTATTTAGTGCAAAACTGGAGCAGCTAACAAACAGAAGCAAATCCCTTGGTAAATCATACTTCCAGTGCTTGGATGCACAAAGTGATACTGTATTTTCTTCAAAGAGGATGGAGGGCAGTGGTACATCCCCAAGGGTCAGTAGAAGACATCGTGATCAGGACTATAATATGAATTTTGGATCTAAAGGAAGCTTGGACAAAGAATATACATCACCTCCAGCCAAAAGTGTTACCTCACCGGCTTTGAAGGCAGTTTTTGAGGAAGAAGGTGCTGTGACTTGGAATAGTCATACTCTTAGAAGAGTTCCAAGGTTCTCCCCAAACCATGATGAAATAAACACAGCACAGACTTCCAAGTCATGTCAGTCTTATATGGCAACCGTAAACAAACTATTGTTAAGTCCAGTGATCCGCAAGATGTCTCCCAACTTATGTGTATCACCCAAGTCGAGCAGACATGCAATAAACAGAAGCTCAAGCCTTTCACCTGATGAATTTTCCAAAAAAATCATCTGGTCTTCCCCATCACTATCCAGAAAGCAAGGGAAATCTTCGCCAGCTTTTAAATATCCCAACAACAGAGTATTGAATGGACGGATTGATATTCTTAAAGCAAGTGGAGATTCACTGTCTAGTTCTAGTCAAGATAGCTTGGATATTGATGACCTTGAGGAgtcaaaaagaaaaattaaactGCTAAGCCAGACCTTACCTTCTCCATACAATAGAGTCACGGCCCCTCGTAAACCGAAACACTGCAGTGGGCACGCCAGTGATACCACTAGCGTCCTGAGTGGAGATCTGCCGCCTGCTATGTGTAAGACTGCATTGCTGTATAATCGCATTAGCACCATCAGCAGTGGTTATGAAAGCCTAATGAGGGACAGTGAAACCACACATAGCAGCATGTCAATTCATGAAACCACCAGTGATCAGAGCTGCTTCAGTACTATGAAGAGTGCTAAAGGGtccaaaaaaagaaatatag GATCCCTTCAAAGACGTCCATCGCAGGACACTATTCTGTCTTTACGCAGGTCTTCAAGTGGGTCCAAATTACGCTGGATAGATCGGGGTACCTCAGATTCATATGAAATTAAAGTCTATGAAATTGACAATGTGGACAGCTTGCAGAGGAGAGGAAAGGCAGGGAACAAG AGCGTGGTCTGCTTCAGTGCCAAGCTGAAATTCCTGGAACATCGTCAACAAAGGATTGCAGAGGTGAGAGCCAAGTACAACGCCCTAAAAAGAGAGCTGGAACTAGCCAAACAGCATCTGATGGTAGATCCAGGAAAATGGACCCGTGAAT TCGACCTCTGGCAGACTTTTGAAGTGGACTCACTGGAGCACTTAGAAGCTCTTGAGATGGTCACACAGCGTCTGGAGAATCAAGTGAACCGCTGCAAGGCAAATGTTATGATGGTGACCAGTTTTGATGCTTTACCAAAACGCAGACAGACACCAAGGCGTGGATGGCCACCTACAGACTATAAAGGGCTAATTGAAATATAG